The following DNA comes from Rosa rugosa chromosome 5, drRosRugo1.1, whole genome shotgun sequence.
TCAAGCAAATTTATGCCAAAGCCTTCAAACAGAAGTGAAAGAAATTGTATGATGCTAAGAAAGTAGATAGTTGGAGAATGACCTTTCGTGCATAGCCACCATAAGCAACACCACCAATCATAGCTGTCGAGTTTTCATCCCTCGGGTTCTCTACCAGAAGTTAGGAAGATATGAGGAATATATAACAAATGGTGAAAAAGGAGTACTTGAACCTAATAAATGGGAGAAAGTTACTTGGCAAGGATGTCGCTTGAAAAAGTCCGACTTTCCTCAACCCATCAACTGTGTGAGCATTGGTGCCACCCGCTAATTGAAGAAAACCTGCCATGTTAATCACCAgcggattaaaaaaaaaaaaaaaaagtttgtgtACCAAGGCTGGAAAACAACAATGATATTCTCAAAAAGCATGGAAAATCGTCTATACAAACCATGAGGCCTTTCTTTTATAGCAGCCAAACGAAGAGCAAAAGCAATTGATTCTCTTGTGGCACCTCGACCAATATCTCCGCTCATGGGGCGGCCATCCAACTTCAGATTAGAGGTAGTTCATAAAGGTAGAATGCCAGAAAAATTACTAACTTATGTTTGATGATATCGTGTGATAATACTTGAGAGCATTCATATTAACTGTTAAGTAATAGGAAGCACACCTGCCATAAATTGAAGCAACATAAATCCGGTTCCATAATTGAGTACATAGCCTTCATTGTTGATACGGTTGACTCTCCAAGATCAGGTAAACTAACCTGAAAATGATAACAACTATATCAAACCTCCCAAGATATTCTATTAGATTCCCGTTTAGTAGTACACCTGAATAATCCCAGTGAATTAGTAAACAGCAGAGATAGGTGGGACACATACTGCTGCTAGTCTGAGATGTTTGATTGAATCTCCCAAACCATCCCAAAGTTCTTTGAATGGAGCAATCTGCCTACAGAAACTGAGGCTTAGTACAGAGTGATAGCCAAACACTTGTATTCTCCCATGAAAATTGTAAGAGTTCTTCCCTCAATTAGATACAAGTACTAAGCTTATTTTAATGATCAAGATACTGTACCTTCCACTTGTATGAATCTCTATAGCATCAACATCATTTCTTTTGAGAAGTTCAGAGGTTGCAGTAGCATCTCTTATGTATGTGCTCACACCTATATCAATTTCATAGTTTCGTTAAAAGGGACCAATCTAGACACGATAAAGGCAGCTACAATGTATACAGTAGATGTATATACTTATTTTATCGTATGGGCAGACTGGAATGCAGCGGCCACAGCCATAGCAGCGCTCAGTTAGAACTCCGGCCTGCATATTTAATTAACAGTTTCAGAAGGTCATCCTTGATGAATAGGCGAACACCATGTAGACTTGGAAGTTTCATAACAAAAATATGCTCCAAAGAGAAAAACAGAACCTTTAAAAAGGCAGGTGTTTTGGTGGCATAAGAGAATTGTGTAATTGATCTTCCAGCCTCAAAGGATATTGCATCAGCAGGACATACTCTCTCACAAGGCCTTGAACAGTCAAGTGGACAATCCTCTGGATCAAATTCTGTTTGCAATTGAGATGTTACTCAATTCAGTTTTAGTTAGCCTTAACCAAAATTGTTGGTAACTGAAAGGAACCCAAGAAAGTATTCTGTTCAAGCAGAATTACTGATAGCTGAGGCCTGAGGCACCTCACCTTGAGATTTTAGATCACAAACTTATGTCAATAATAATGTTAAAACATGAACCACATAAAGCTAATGCAAATTTCACCAAGAGAAATGGAATATGTCAACTCATTTCAATGCTTATTATGCTAAACAAAGTAAGTAAAGGAGGAGGCACTCAATCACCAGCTTTTCGAAAGTGAAGATCCTCATCATCATTCACACTGATCATCACCCAAGGCCTTGGAAGAGGGAAAATCTCCAATGCTGCATCAATCCCCTCATTTACCGCGCTCACCACCGACACATCTGCTGCACAGTCTATGCAATCCACTGCAACAACAACAATCAATAAGCTCACTCACTCGCTCAACCAACACTGAACAGTTCAGTTAACAAAGTTTCTAATCCTAACTAGAGTTTTTAACTACCTCCTGCAAGAGTGTAAACTAGGGAGAGATTCCTTACATCAACTACATCCTAGAGAAGAAGACAGAGAAAAGTTAGTTAGCGTGAGGTAGTTGCCATATAAGCTTAAGGATCATTGTTGTTGTACCCATTACCTCGAAGCTCGCGCCGCATATGAGCTTGACCCAGTTGCCATTTTGAAGTGATTTTACTGGAGAGGACGCAACTGATGGAACCCCAACAGTTTTTATGAGGCTCCTTACCTCTTCAAGGGCTTTGTTGGCTCCAAGGTTCAGTTTTGCTGAAagttttaacacaattaaagaaCTCTCAAGAAGATGAAGAATGGGAATTTGAAGCAGTTAAAGGTAAAGCTTTTTGATCAGACAGAAGCCAGAGAGAGAagtgaggagaagaagaagaaaccttGATGTTGTTGAGGAGCAATTGAAGCACAACAGGAGAAGAAGCTCAGTGCCATCTCAAATTGAGATTCTCAAAAAACCAGGTTCAGAGATATCCATTAACAGCAGAATTTGGCGGTTAGGAAATTATCCAAACAACCCTGCTATTAATTCCAGTAAGTAACAACTGGGCTTTTCCTAAAATTGAACCGCAAAACTAAATACAAAAGGGTCCAAGACCTGCCTAGCCCAATAAACAATAGTTACATGTCCAAGTATTACGCATCTTCCTATTGAAATAAGAGAAATGTAAACTTTACATATCCAGCTATTAAACTATTACACAAGATCAATAATGTTCACAATCACAAGTGATCAAGAATTTTGTGATCACTCACcttttgttttaatttcaaGGATTGAGATTAACttttttataaaaatatttaataattaaatCTAAGACTGAGTGATCATAAATTCTTAATTACCTGATGACGTTGTAAAGTTGTGATCATCACTGTATACATGATAACTCACCTCCCTTCCTTCAACTTTTTAATTTAAGACTATTCAAAATACCATGACGTTCAGACTCTTGAATTCAATCTCCTCAATATTTGAACTTGATATTTTAGATAGACATTAGGTGTGAGTTCAAACACATTGGGGTGACGTTATAGACACAAAGCTACCAGAATTAACGAATCATCCATGCTGACAAATATCGTTCAAAAAAGAAGCAATAGTTGAGTTAAGAATTGAATAAAAGGGTTGAAGTTTTGTGCTAAACGAGTCTCCAAAATAATACTCTCAGACACTCAGAGACGGGAATGACGTAATAAGCTTCAAAATGCTTCGGATAGAAGAAAATAAGTGTATATCCGATTATCCGGAGACTCCCAAATAGGTTAACATTAACCTTTCTCGATTTTAATGTATTAGGTTCGTCATATATAGCTTTCATTCAGTAGCCTCCCTCTACCAGTTGGCCACTTCGATCCATTTCATTTGGATCCCGGTGGGTTCAGGCCAGACCCGGACCAGCATGAACCGGTGCAACCATGTGAAAGCTTCTACATCAAGGATATACACAACAACCAACAATCGCCAAAGTTGTTCATGCCAACCTCTGTTCCACTTGTGGAGGAAATCGATGAAGTCAGAACCCTTGCTCACTCAGACACCTCATGTTCCCTAGTCTTGGGAGTTTAGTCGACCAAATATTATCAGTTAAGTATTTTAGTCCTAAGTGGAAAACTACAAGTACATTCGTAACAAAGATTACTACTAATTTATTACAACTACAGAGACTGGGTCTTCACTCTGTAGCGTCAATGGTTGCCTAAACATAGAAAAAATAAACACCTAAAGAAACGCCGAGCCAGAAAGCATTTagctttttctctctttttgccGTTGTTCTCTAACTAACCAATAACTACCTCCTGTCCTAACGGTCTCCCTGAACAAAGAAAAATAGACTACTGCAAACATAACACGGTTTGGTGTCTGACTCCTTTCACCATTTCTAACAATATCCATGTGAGAATTTGTAACACCTTCACTATCAGCATAACACCGCAGTTGAACACTGGAAGTCTCAGTTTCTCTCATTTATTCTTCTTCCCCTGCTTAGGGTTTCTCCCTTCAGCTATGATCTCCAATACAAAGATCTTATGTATTCTGATTCTGTTATCTTTATCACTAAACACCATTCATGTTCTTGCCGGAGACTCAGACAAAAAAGATTCAGATGAAAAGGACAAGGACTCGGACTCGGACCAAAAAGATAAAGACTCGGGCTCGGACTCGAAAGAAGACTCCCACTCGAAAAAGGACTCAGACGAGTCTGAGTTGTTTTTAATATCTTGTGGCTCCCCAGAGGAGGTAACAGATTCCGAAGGCCGGAAATGGGCCCCCGACTCCAAGTTCTTAGCTTGTTCCGACAACTCATCGACGGCAAAGGCCGACTCAATTGACCCTACTATCCCCTCAGAAGAACCCTACGGGTCCGCACGAATCTTCAACACAACATCCTCTTACAACTTGTCAGTTACGACCAAGAAACGCCTCTGGATCAGACTCCACTTTTATCCATTCTCTAACGACTGTCTCAACCAAACCAGGGCCTATTTCTCCGTCGTCGCAAACGAGTTCACTCTCCTCAACAACTTCAGCGCCGCCACAACGGCCGAAGCTCTCACAGAGGCCTACGTTGTCAAAGAATTCTCACTCACTCCTGTCACATCCGGGAAACTCAATATTACAATCACACCATCTCAGCAACCAGAGAACACAATCGCATTCCTCAATGGCATCGAGGTGATTCCGATGCCGGATATTTTCAAGACGACGCCCTTGGTCGGATTCGTCGACCAAACCATCGAGGTCCAGAACTCCTCTGTCCAAACCATGTATAGACTCAATATCGGCGGAAACTTTATTCCGCCGACAGAGGACTCCGAAGGCGGAGGTAACCGGACGTGGCACGAGGACTCCGGTTACTTAATCGGTGCCCCCACCACGAAATTCGGGATCACTGGCGAGGCAAATGGCAATGTCACCATTAAGTACCCTGGAGATGTCCCCGAATACATTGCACCACTAGCTGTTTACAATACCGGTAGATCAATGGGGCCGAGTCCGAACGTCAACCTCAACACCAATCTGACGTGGCATTTCGACGTCGATGTAAATTTCACATACGTCGTGAGATTGCATTTCTGCGACTTTGAGCTCGAAATGGCGAATCAGAGAGTGTTTGATATCTTTCTCAACAACCACACGGCGCAGCAAGGCGCCGATGTGATCGGGTGGGCCGGGTCCTCAGCACACGGACACGGCTCCTCGGGGCAAGGGATTCCTGTTTACAAGGACTACGCGATTTATGTGAATGATCGCAATAATGGAATTGAGCAGGTTTGGGTGGCGTTGCACCCAAATGAGGAAATGAAACCTGAATACTATGATTCGTTGCTTAATGGTTTAGAGGTCTTCAAGATCAATGACACATGTGGGAATTTGGGAGGCCAAAATCCGGTGCCGGTAAGACATTGCTACACAAACGAGTTTCTAACGAAGAAAGGTGACGACGAAAACTCAAGCTAGGACATGAAGATACTCTGAGAAAACAAATCAAGGTCCTATACTTGTATTTCGTGTATGGTTTTTGACAAACGAAGTGTGTTTAACAGTATAATTACGTGAAAATACATGCATCTGTGTTTCTTTGCACACTAGTCAGCTGATTATGAAGATATGATTCATGCAATGGTAGTGATTTAGCATGTAATGCCGGCCCACTTTGATTCAACTTCGTTTATGCGTGTCAAAAATTTCCATGTCATATACAAAGAAAATTTAGTGTTCAACCATGAAAGTTGACTGATATCAAACACTTGAAACTAACATTTGAGGGGAGTACTCATAAAGGTACACCCTTTCAAAAATAATTATACGCCACTTAAAGCGCCGTGCACACAGTATTCTTTAGTAAAAGGCGAAAGAATAGTTCGCTCTGTGCTCAACGCATGGCTCCATACTTTAACCAAAATCCAACTGCCTTATTTTATATCACCTACACTTAGACAGCTCTTGCTCAATTTTGATGTGGAACTCATAGCCTCACTCATTACTTGAAGTTTCAGTTCGACAATCCAACTTGCATAAAACCATATAAATACCCGCCAGCATTCCAGAACAAATCTGAATGGCCATAATAGACAAAAATCATCAATATGTGAGTATGCAAGTTTATGATTCTTGACATAATTTGTTTTCCCATCATGGAATGGGAAAGTTGACAAATAACAACAGTGTGGTACAAGGACAGAGCGTGAAAGGCTAGTACTTTGTGAATCTGTCACAAGTATTTATCACCAATAACTCCCGAGGTCTTAGCCTCATATTACAAGAAAATTAAGAGGTTTTGACCACTTCCTTGGTAAGGACATTCGGAAAAGACTAGAACTCAACAAACATCACTTATCaggcatgaaaaaaaaaaaaaaaaaccatgaagTTCCACAGGAACAGAACTGGTTCTCATTTGGAGAATTGTCGGGGCTATACTTTGTTGCCAAAGTAATGTTTCTCAATTTTAATGAGAcattgttgtagagaattgtaactgtgtttattattgataataggagccatttatatagggagttacaaggtacacaaaagggaatagaatccgaatacaattgaatacctagaacactttcctattacaactctaaaccctagtttgaggaggcacacattatgtcgacatccttcaacactcccccttgtgccgctcaaacttggtgatgacgctttgatcgttgcctcgttaaaaaccttgccaggtaacaaaaacccagtaggacaaaaataaccttggtcgaaggacaaaaagagcacaacacgtccttcactcttcgagatcgaacatgtagacatcatgcctccccctgatgtcgacatgTAAGTATATTGGCACATTGCCATTcaacaaatgatttcccattacaacaaggaaaccggagcttcaagaaaaacaaagagaaagatcACAAGATCGGATCTTGAAGAAAAGATCAAGCCAAATCGagtcactgatcttgagtttaatgTGTATTCATTCCATATTTGGTATAattctaaattgatatgcatatcgttGTATTAAATAAATAATCTCTTATGCATTAAAGTGGTGtttaacatgcatatcaatttgaagTCTTGTTTAGGAAAATAtcgattgcatattcaaaaaactgttttaaacctttccatgtttatcttaattaattattaagaaaagatttgattgagggggagtttttctcccttataaaaaGGTTTTAAAACAAAAGTTTTAGTTGGGGGTTTTTGACCGCATAAACTGTTTTCTATTGAACTACTTGTTAGGTTAAAATCGTTTTTCTAAAAACCCTCTTTACTTGTTTCATGTGTGATATTGTATAATCATTCATAAtcattctcaagatcagtgattcaCTTGAGTGAAAGGAAGATTGAAGATTGATTGTCTAGAATGTTGAATTAAGAGTTAGAACggttgtaaaacaagttagcatttgttgctaagagaaagtgtttgttatgaacaacactacttgtgttCTGTAAACTCTTGTGTTTAATATTGGATTGTTcttttcgtgttggctacgttaaaagccacgcagtgaagtttcctcagtggagaggtttacactgcgttagcaaatccTCGTGTCGTGTATCGTACTTTCTTTAGTTAAATTCATTGAGATAAATTATTTTATCAATACTTGTTCCATCTAGTATTTTcacgacatctccccctgattgctacaatcatgggagttcggataactttctcaatccgaggctcttcacatgtttctcgaaggtggattttggtaacgacttagtaaataagtccactacattatcctctgaacggatttgattcacttcaatctttagaagtgatcaatgttgttgctgattgtaaaagaactgcgatatatgcttggtgttgtcgcccttgatgaaacctaacttcatttgctcaatacaagctgcattatcttcataaatgcatgtaggttcatctgtggtagacttcaaaccacaagatcctcgaatgtgtctaactacagaccttagccatatgcattctcgcacggcttcatgtagagcaataatctctgcatgatttgaggaagtagcaacaaaggtctgctttgtagaccttcaagatatcgtagtgcttcccatggtaaagacataacccgtttgggagcgacttttgtgagggtcagagagataccccatcagcaaaacccatcaagacatcgttgtcattttgatggaggggaggaggagcacggaaggtagcgttttgccttgtggagtccgatcccacacttccgttatttcttctctctgtagggatagaacaagcccatatcaatcgtaccttgtAAGTattgaaagattgtctttataccaatccaatggcgttgcgttggcgcggggctatatctagccaacaagttcataacaattgaggtgtccggtcttgtattgtgctaagtacaataatgcgcctattgtacataagtaagcactcctgctattaacacgtcttcgtcatcatccctggaacgaaacggatcccttttagggccagGACTACGAACGACCATGGgggtgcatctttgactttatcaaaatgcctaagcatctattgacacggtatacaaaaccgtgttctcccaaggtccttcctctcaaactcggatttcaggtgttcagcggttttccttaactcacaagggttccaattatgtttatcaacataaaccgcgacaattgcaaatccggaacttgtcatggaaacgcgtgggcatagttcatcatatcccttcccaatcaagtagtcactttagtgagcgtttgcAACgattccgtggtctagagccacttgacttgggtaaatgaagttcacaagaaccttcattatattctgtatctagatccccataaagatacgtagtgaccacatttgtaagctgcatgttcagttatttggaaactaccaaactgacaaggtagtggagtgcaatgacatccattacgagagaatatgtcttctcgtagtcgattccagggcgttgtgagaaaccttgcgccataaggtgagattaccatatctttttctcatcacactatctaacgaagacctattaatgtcaataggttttatgttaggaggtgttggcatctcaggcccgaaatccttcctcttcgttagtgaatccaattcaacctagatcacatctttccatttaggccaattttctctacgttggcattcttcaacggagtaaggttcgatgtcattggtctcaacaattcgacgtcctcatgtacactagtgtagttcgtagagatttctatattctcaggaattggttctaacattgaggcgtcccccaacgatgtctcttggacataaccacaatccaaaatattctcatgagacggattttgagtatcaatgatcaatggatcaagttgtgccaaactcgctctcttcttagggcgagaatccatcgaacctatgggtctcctacgctctctaccggaacccatggcctatgacgccattatgccaccttgtggcgtcaccataccaccatccatggtggtggtgccgtacccatcttctctgggtggcaccatgtcctcttgtggggacatcaatccttgcaggcatatttgcagcaggtatatgtaatctcgtcacttttaggggatcaagatgagacatagtggggacagaccacgacaattcctgtcgttcctgttgaacattgacgttctaatctccccctaacgacgggaagactatctcatcaaagtgacaattcgcaaatccagcgaaatagagatcgcctgtcaagggttctacgtagcggacttatatatatatgcattcgttgcaatgactcatgttgatgcgctgtggcggcgcaattggcacataaaccgcacactcaaatatgcataagtacgagatattagactcgaacccagtcactagctgtaacgcaaataaaagttgagtggctactatgagtcgtagatgaattagcatagctgcatgcgatattgcataacccaagcggaaatattggtgcgcattaccaaagtctGGGCTACCATCTtagtcttttaatggtggcttttctgccagaccaattgggtgtgtacattggaatatgatacttgatatcaatacccaatgatatgcaatagtcatcgaaaattttcgatgtaaactctctagcattaccaagtcaaattgactgaatgagattatctgggtagtgagcccgtagccatatgttatgtgctaggagtgtagtataagcagcattacgagtggataattgcacaacacgtgaccagcgtgtttgcgtatcaaccaacaccataaaacatctatacggtccgcaagttggttgatccaATCTAcagaattcccttagattctttgaaagaatgaaattattttttcaatctcctttgcataggatggtctcaatcctaaagaacaggctttacagaacgaaacatgggccttataatcaaccaatgaaggttttggttaagccaCAATGTCAAAATGGACTtaagaagtagagagaggagtttatggcATCAATGCCATATATTttccgcagggggtaggcggcgccggccatgtGTGGCTGgtcttgcacaatcatggcgccatgaggcgcatgtgtagctcctcgaaccaattcttggttcttacttttcttcgttctgaaaatggatgtccgtgtgaagccttttaatacacggatcatcatgtcacgacttgggtgtcccaaatggtcatgccaaagcctatatgtgtcagaatcccataagtcgtctctcatgacatggttggattcaataactcgaatagtggttgcatacaacccactagagcgacacataagtttctctaatactcgtttatgtccgtaatcattagaggtaatgcaaaggaactctgtccattctcataatgtgtttccacatgaaaaccattggctcttatgtaataaagttcaaattaattaaggtatgtccaagacattaagtaaaagaatcgacactttattaatagccaatgattacatcaaagtttccaaagtctaatccataataaaaatcaaacttagacaaatcgtagtcactcaatctgtttggtaactccaatcaaatatgaccagggaagtagagagagatgttggtggagcgaggctctcttaagtaccacatctcaattactttcctagacatcatacttcattggatgcgccacatgagaaagagttaatgcaattgtcatttattgactaaggcatattgccattacatatttcttggaaaataaaagactattcgaaataaaaatctgcggcattttgtcttcatcgccagatttaaagtctttttgaactcgatgtcttgatcaccatgacgcggctaccttcttaggtacattgcaaattcgggtccattgatcagacgttccatatcagaaatagacaccataacgaggattctcccttgattgaggcgcattggtgCAATTTGCATGGTTCTTAGGACCAGTGACGTTGGAAAGtgatgaccatggccaacgttggctccatggtttccaacccttcttccctcaaaatcacggctCCTACGGTCGCGTGATTGTCACCTTGGGCGATTACCTTCtcgagcatttcgatcgtatggatcatgacgtcgatgacgactttctctagccatgggacgatgctcttgatggccATCTTGAGGCCTATCAATATCTCTgttcatagcttcaataagctgttgaaaacttgtgatctgtcttgcatttatatatgtccgaaataaatcacaggatctcatagcatagacagggaaggtattgagggttttctcaatcaattgttcttctgtgatcgtcttgccacagaagtgcatcattcctctgatgcggagggcttccgaataaaattgcatgactgtgtcaaattcagagaagcgaagatctttccattctgcttctgtattcggaaggatggagtcacgaacattgccatatcgttcgcgaagcgtttgccaaagctttatagcgctatcctcatttatgaactcaaactggaggtcactatccatgtgacggttcatgaaggcaagtgccctggaaatatctttctcagtttgagggtctggagctgtttctataggacaaaactcttggattgtatgcaataagtcacgggcaataaggtggagctcaacatcctgagcccacgttaggtatcttttgcctgcataatccaatggaacaaaatcgagtatgttcgagtttgacatcctgaaaaggggtgaaacaagaacgaattagtttcggagctaaacttccatgaaaactaacaataataaga
Coding sequences within:
- the LOC133710033 gene encoding uncharacterized protein LOC133710033, whose translation is MALSFFSCCASIAPQQHQAKLNLGANKALEEVRSLIKTVGVPSVASSPVKSLQNGNWVKLICGASFEDVVDVRNLSLVYTLAGVDCIDCAADVSVVSAVNEGIDAALEIFPLPRPWVMISVNDDEDLHFRKAEFDPEDCPLDCSRPCERVCPADAISFEAGRSITQFSYATKTPAFLKAGVLTERCYGCGRCIPVCPYDKISVSTYIRDATATSELLKRNDVDAIEIHTSGRQIAPFKELWDGLGDSIKHLRLAAVSLPDLGESTVSTMKAMYSIMEPDLCCFNLWQLDGRPMSGDIGRGATRESIAFALRLAAIKERPHGFLQLAGGTNAHTVDGLRKVGLFQATSLPKNPRDENSTAMIGGVAYGGYARKIVGRILSSMQSQHGITGIEDYPEHLLQALREALALVGKLKCYRSI
- the LOC133711253 gene encoding receptor-like protein kinase ANXUR1, which produces MISNTKILCILILLSLSLNTIHVLAGDSDKKDSDEKDKDSDSDQKDKDSGSDSKEDSHSKKDSDESELFLISCGSPEEVTDSEGRKWAPDSKFLACSDNSSTAKADSIDPTIPSEEPYGSARIFNTTSSYNLSVTTKKRLWIRLHFYPFSNDCLNQTRAYFSVVANEFTLLNNFSAATTAEALTEAYVVKEFSLTPVTSGKLNITITPSQQPENTIAFLNGIEVIPMPDIFKTTPLVGFVDQTIEVQNSSVQTMYRLNIGGNFIPPTEDSEGGGNRTWHEDSGYLIGAPTTKFGITGEANGNVTIKYPGDVPEYIAPLAVYNTGRSMGPSPNVNLNTNLTWHFDVDVNFTYVVRLHFCDFELEMANQRVFDIFLNNHTAQQGADVIGWAGSSAHGHGSSGQGIPVYKDYAIYVNDRNNGIEQVWVALHPNEEMKPEYYDSLLNGLEVFKINDTCGNLGGQNPVPVRHCYTNEFLTKKGDDENSS